DNA sequence from the Glycine soja cultivar W05 chromosome 18, ASM419377v2, whole genome shotgun sequence genome:
AAAGAATAATCCCTTAGGTATGTATATCTGTTTATAAAACTTTATCTCTAAATGTTTTCTATGTACACGAATTGATTGTCCTTATAGCATTCTATCTACAAATAATCCACATTGaccaatatgtttttgttgaccAGTTCTATAAAAAGCTAATAATGCTAGTCCTAAATATGTTATGAACGTTGAAATTGAAGTTAGTAGTGTGACCACCGGATGTTGGGCTGCTTTTTGAAGCAACTACCATCAATTTTTCAAGAATGAAATGATTGCAGGCCTTTGAGCTTTAGAGGGAGCAAAAGAAATTCATAGGCTTTAGGCAGGTGAGTTAGGTGAAGCAATGATTtcccattttcctttttctctcaagGATCAACTATTGATCAAGTTTTAGGGATTTGTCATAATCATGTTACTTTTGAACTTAATTTGCTGAGGTTGTCTAGGTGTTTGAATCAGTTTTTTGATACCACATTCAGTTCTAAGTGGCAATTACATAAAAGGCAATTACATATTCGcattaaatcaaattgaaatagTAGATATTCTCCAAAATGAcactatttatcaaatatttagcaTACATTCAGAGGTGATCCTAATAACCAAAAttcctaatttcaaaaaaagctcacaatgtatcaaatatttggcaatttttcaattaaaatgaagCTGTGAGTTTTACGGATTAGGTGATCCGTAAAGTATGTTGAGTagtttacggatcaagtgatcCGTAAGCATTtttcggatcaacttgatccggaacATGCTTACGGATCAGGTGATTCGTAAAGCGCACAATAACTTTCCGATAGCGGTTTACGCCATCGTcggcaacaatggtggaaaaaacaaaaggttcaCGATGCTTACCTCGACTGTGGACGGTCACGAAGCTCCCTCGACGGTGGATGGCGAAGAAGAAGCAAAAACGCGAAGAAGAAGCACCACGACACCTTCCTCCTAATCACGACAACAATGGCAGCAATGGCTTGGGAGGTTCACTTGGGAggcgaagaagaaaaagaagaatgaagaagatgCAGAAACTCgaagaagaagcagaagaaTGAAGAAGCAGAACAGttcgaggaagaagaagcaaaatcGCGGCGCGGGAGAGAGAGGCgagagttattttttttaaaatactaaggGGCTAAAAGACCTTTTCACAacaattgttgggtgcaccaacaaaactgctgggtgcacctagcagcacTCAAAATCATGTGCTGATCAGCGGGTTATACGCGTGGTCGTGAGTCCAAGTCCAAATGCCCAACTTCTAATCTAAATtgggtaaataaataaattgtttagaGAAGCTACGAGTTAttcataaattagtttttaaaagatgaaaaatttaaaattattctctaaatttgaaaaaattaggataaatcgtaaataatttaatgacaaattgatttttaaattatgcaacttaatgtcaaattgatccttaaaaaataaaaattattgtcaaattaatctttaaatattataacttaataaCATAATGATCtcataaatttaataacaagattaatttgtcacatttttttcacatttaaaaattaaatttatatttttctcatctttcaagaaATAATTTATCACTATATCACACTTTTAGAGTGGAATTTTACTATATATCCCACCTAATTTTGAAGAAGATGTTTTAGAaataagatttttctttcttgttgtcTTTTTCGATACAGTAGGAATAAGATTTCTAAGATTTTTTCCCATAtatacaacaatttttttttttaccaaaatataCAATTTCTTCCATTATTTACACCAATATACATGTTTATTGTTCATAGCGTAAATTCGAGTTGAGGGACccaaatttataatatgattttgaaaaaaaaaattgtgtttttacgTTGAGAATTCGGGTCCCCAACTTGAAATCTCAaagtgttttttcattttttaaaaaaattttgaaataaaataatttttaaaaatatttttttagaaatatatataaataaagaaaattaataaaattagagaagattataatataattttttagttaaatttatgtgtttcgacaattttgttttgttgtatacgttattaaaaaatgaaaaaaatagttagtagtattaaaacaaattaaaaaacacatgaataaataattgatacatttttattatataatacacataaaattaaatcgTATAGTGACTGAGATGATAGACGGAAATAACGAAACatactgaaaaaaaatatttgcaatGTAGATTACTTGCAATATGTTAGTCCAGTATTGGATTATGTATCAATTGTCtacaaaattatgattaatgacCATCATATGAAGGAGCATAATTATATGTTAATCTAGTCATGAGGAGAAACAAAGAAGGTCGATCAAAATCTACAAGAATATGAACTAATGTgaataagaaagaaagagatcAACCAAAATGGTGTTAGGTGCCTCACCGTTCCAAAAGTTCAAATcaagcaaatttttttttattatcaatgtattttattttacatcattcataaattaataaaaaattattcaattgtacaatttttaactaatatatatctttaaaactaatttacatggtaatattttaaactaattttgtttGACTTCATtatcttttctaattttattaatttcatttatttatacatttttaaaaaatatttttatcaaaatttaaaaaaaaataaaaaagcacgTTGAGAGTCCAGGTTGAGACGATCCAAATTCTCAAcgcaaaaatgtaaaattttgtcAAGATTACAGGATAAATTTAGGTTCCCGAATTTACActttaaataacaaatatatatatatatatatatatatatatatatatatatatatatatatatattggtgttGTAAATAATGAAGGAATTGTATGttagtgataatttttttttgttgtatatatggggaaaaaaaatcagatttcTGATGGTGATATCCGTACGTAGATGACATACCAAATCAGAAATTCTGAAATGTGATTGGCCAACATGCGTGGTAACACATTATAGTGCCACGTCTACTTAACGTCCTTAACATGGAAGCATCTGGACTCTCTCCCGCGAACTCTGTTTCACACAAATATAAAAGCGTCATTCCGTCACCCTCACGGTTATCTCCGATAAACTAACAACGTCCCTATTTCCGGTTTCAAATTCCCTCCGGCGACACATTCGGATTCCAATATGAGGACCCGTTTATCCTCGACTTGGGTCATCTTCGTGGCCTCGTTCTGTTTCCTCGCAAGCTTCGAATTATTGCAAGCCAAAACCATCGACCCCTACAAGGTTTGAaaactttcatctttttttctttctttctagtttAGTGGAATTTGGTGTGGGGTTTGGGAATTTGTGGTGGAAAACGTGGTAAGGTGTTAAATTTGTGTGATTTCAAATAGATTGATTGGTGGGTTTAGGTTAGTTGCATTGCATTAGCATTACATTCTTGGGAATTTGCTACCCAGCTTAATTTTTGGTTGCTATACTGAATGCTCATTTTGGGTTCAATGTGAAATTAGGGTTTTGGCCAAACTGatttttgcttttgtttatCACATCACCAAAGTTTggttttttcctttcttggctTGATAGTATCTAGCaatgtgttgtgtgtttaagTTGAAGAATATTCATTTGTGAGTTTTTGTCTTTAATTGTATCGTAAGTTGGAGCCTGAATGAGAAAAGGGTGTGTCATTTATCTGTTTCAAGCTGTCACTGATCAATAATCAAGATGGAGAAAGAAAaggggatttttttttctctatgtaTTTATTTGCATGAACTGATTGTTCGTGGTTCAATTTTATCAGGTTCTTGGGGTTGATAAAAATGCAAGTCAGCGGGAAATTCAGAAGGCTTTTCACAAGTATGTATACTTGGAATTCTTGTTTGTCACACTTTATCATGTAGATGCAGTTTGATAActgatttttctttattgactttgctcatatttattttttcaggcTATCTCTTCAGTATCACCCTGACAAGAACAAAGCCAAGGGTGCACAAGAGAAGTTTTCTCAGATCAATAATGGTATATAAAGTTTCTCTCTCTCACTAACATACATATGGTGCATACACATGAACTTATATTTACCGGAATAAAGAGTTGATATAGTAATCAGTTATATAAGTAGTGACATGCTGTTTTTGTGCTTGCTTTCTACCTTTACCTTGTTTGAGGATATTTATGTGTGCCTTTCCTTTCTTTCAACAGCATATGAACTTTTATCCgatgaagagaagagaaagaattaTGATTTGTATGGAGATGAGAAAGGAAACCCTGGATTTCAAGGTGGCCATCCTGGAGGTCAGGATGGATATACTTATTTTACAGGGGGTGGTCCTGGACAAAGCCATTTTAACTTCAAACCAGGGGGGGGCTGGCAGGGTATGGGTGGTCAGGGAGGATCTAAGTcattctccttttcttttggCAGCTCGGGCAATTCCAATCCTTTTGGATTTGGCTTGGATGATCTTTTTGGCAGTTTTTTCGGTGGTGGAGGTGGTGGGAGTCAGTTTGGTGGTTTTGGCAGTTCAGCCAAGTCTGGGTCCAAGAGTTCTGCCAAAAGTCTTAGAGCTGTAAATTCACAGATTTAcaagaaagaaatagaaaatgcaGGAATGACTTGGCTTTTGTTATCTTATATACCCTCATCGAAGGGGATCCAATACTTTGAATCCACTATAGAGGAGGTTGCCAGTTCATTGCAGGGAGCTTTGAAGGTTCTTACTTAATTTCTTAATTGgcttaaatttattaatgtgaataaatttggttttagttctttatttttgttgttgatgttcttaataaatttttaaaattttgaaaatggtcCTTAGCACCACTTAGTGCTGACATGACATGTTTAGATGCATGTTGTGCCAATAGCCATTTTGAGATGACATATTGACATATTTAAATGTAGTTAATGTCATCAATAACTGGTGCtagagtattttaaaaaaaaaattgatgggaACGGCAACAGACAAACGAAAACCTTTTGGagaactaaaatcaaatttagcaatatttacatgaattaaattcatattttatcctATTCTAATTCATTCATTTTCATTGATTGTTTTGGAGTAGGCATGGCTTATATCTCTCTTTTGTGTGACAGGTTGGAAGCATAAACTGTGAAAAGGAAGTCTCATTCTGTAAGGAGCTTGGCATATATCCACGGAGAGCTCCTaggctttttgttttttcttataaGGAGAATGAAAAAGGTTCTTTGGTGGAGTACAGTGGAGACTTGGATGCTAAGAATTTGAAGGCTTTCTGTCAAGAACACTTGCCAAGGTTTTCAAAACGAACCGACTTGAATCATCTTGATCAATTCAGCACTACTGGAAAGTTGCCTAGGGTGCTGCTTCTTTCCACCAAGAAGGACACTCCTGT
Encoded proteins:
- the LOC114394883 gene encoding dnaJ protein ERDJ3A-like; the encoded protein is MRTRLSSTWVIFVASFCFLASFELLQAKTIDPYKVLGVDKNASQREIQKAFHKLSLQYHPDKNKAKGAQEKFSQINNAYELLSDEEKRKNYDLYGDEKGNPGFQGGHPGGQDGYTYFTGGGPGQSHFNFKPGGGWQGMGGQGGSKSFSFSFGSSGNSNPFGFGLDDLFGSFFGGGGGGSQFGGFGSSAKSGSKSSAKSLRAVNSQIYKKEIENAGMTWLLLSYIPSSKGIQYFESTIEEVASSLQGALKVGSINCEKEVSFCKELGIYPRRAPRLFVFSYKENEKGSLVEYSGDLDAKNLKAFCQEHLPRFSKRTDLNHLDQFSTTGKLPRVLLLSTKKDTPVIWRVLSGLYHKRITFSDAEVHDVADPRVKTLEVDALPAIVGWLPNGEKRILKTGISVKDLKSAVLDLSNILDSFEKVSKKESSGQAKKAQTDSDEGRIPLLSKSNFEALCGEKTPVCIIGAFRSSKAREKLESILSLVSQKSLSRRPSQGSSSSRDSIFYVLLDAAKQKSFLKAFDKTDYKSSNNLLIAYKPRRGKYSVFMGEMTIEEAEKFISSVLSGDVPFRETSRKPVLEY